ACCGCCGAGGAGCACTCCGACCGCCTGGACACCCTCTACGCCGTCAAGACGGTCGGGGAACTGGACGTGCTCGTGAGGGACCTTCCCGCGGTCGCCGGCTCCGGCCCCGCGAGCGCCACCCCCGTCGCCGCGCCGGCGTCCGGGCCGGTCGAGACGGTCGTCGCCGTGTTCAGCAGCTCCTCCCGCCGGGGCCGTTGGCGCCCGGGCGCGCACACCCGCGCCGTGTCGGTCTTCGGGGACATCACCATCGACCTCACCGAGGCCGTCTTCGAGCAGCAGGTCACCGAGATCAACGTCACCGCCGTCCTCGGCAACGTCGAGGTCCTGGTACCGGAGAACGTCACCCTCCGTGGCTACGGCAGCGGGGTCCTCGGCAACTTCGAGGTACACGGCCGCAGTCGCGGGGAGACCGACCCCCAGGCCCCGGTGGTGATCGTCCGGGGCTTCGCGCTGCTGGCCAACATCGAGGCCAGGCCCAGGCTCGGCGCCCGTCTCGTCGACCTCGCGGACCGGATGCGCAAGCGCTTCGACCGCTGACGGCAGAGCCGGCGGCGGCGCTCCGGTCGGGCCCCGAGCGGCCTCCGACCGGACCGCGAACGGACTTTGACCGGCGTGCGCGTGGTGCGGGGGGCGCGTTTCGGTCGAACTTCGCCGGAGCGGCCGACGCGCGGCACGCAGTGCATAGGGGGGCGTACAGCGGGTAGGGACAGGTGCATCGTCTCTCGCTCGCGTATACGTCGTCAGGAGTAGACCGTGCCGCATCCGCCGCATCAGTCCCTGCAGGTAGCCGCCGTCAAGAGTCTTCAGGCGCGTCCGACCGCCGTGCCGAGGCCGCGGGTGCCGGCAAGGGAAGAGGACGGCCCCTGGCACGCGGAGGCGGTGTGCCGCAGGGACGAGGCGGGCCTGTTCTTCGCGCCCTCCAAGGAGCCCACCGCGGCCCGTCTGGCCCGCGAGGAGGCCGCCAAGCGGGTCTGCGCACGCTGCCCCGTGATGGTCGCCTGTCGGGAGCACGCGCTGCTCCAGCCCGAGCCCTACGGGGTATGGGGCGGACTCACCGCCGCCGAGCGGCGCGTCGTACTGGCCCGCCGGCGCCGGCGGGCCGCGGAACTGCGCCCCGGCAGCGGCGCCGGCACGATCGCCGCAGCGGGCTGAGCCCCGGAGCGCGAGAGCTCGTACGGGGCAACGCGAGAGCTCGTACGGGGCGAACCGGCACGTACGCGAGAGGGGCGGGCCCGCCGCACACGGGACCGCCCCTCTCGCCGCGCCGTTGCGCCGGCCCGTCCGCTCCTACTGGGCGCGGTCGAAGTCGATCGCGCTGTACGCGCGCAGCTTCGACAACCGGTGGGTGGAGTCGATCTGGCGGATCGTCCCCGACTTGGACCGCATGACCAGCGAGGACGTGGTCGCGGTCGCCGAGCGGTAGTGGACACCGCGCAGCAGCTCGCCGTCCGTGATGCCGGTGGCGACGAAGAAGACGTTGTCGCCGGACACCAGGTCGTTCGTGTGCAGGACCCGGTCCAGGTCGTGGCCCGCGTCGATGGCCTTCTGGCGCTCCGCCTCGTCCTTGGGCCACAGCTTGCCCTGGATGGTGCCGCCGAGGCACTTGATGGCGCACGCCGAGATGATGCCCTCGGGAGTGCCGCCGATGCCGAGGAGCAGGTCCACGCCGGTGCCCTCGCGCACCGCCATGACCGAGCCCGCGACGTCGCCGTCGGAGATGAACTTGATCCGCGCGCCGGTCTCGCGGATCTCCTTGACGATGCCCTCGTGTCGGGGGCGGTCGAGGATGACCACGGTGACGTCCTCGACGGCCATCTGCTTGGCCTTGGCGACGCGACGGATGTTCACCGAGGCGGGGGCGTTGATGTCGACGAAGTCGGCGGCCTCGGGGCCCGTGACCAGCTTCTCCATGTAGAAGACGGCCGACGGGTCGAACATGGTGCCGCGGTCGGCGGCGGCCAGGACGGCGATGGCGTTCGGCATGCCCTTGGCGTTCAGGGTGGTGCCGTCGATCGGGTCGACGGCGATGTCGACCTCGGCGCCGGTGCCGTCGCCGACCCGCTCGCCGTTGAAGAGCATGGGGGCTTCGTCCTTCTCCCCCTCGCCGATGACGACGACGCCGTTCATCGACACGGTGGAGATGAGGGTCCGCATCGCGTTGACCGCGGCGCCGTCCGCGCCGAGCTTGTCACCGCGGCCGACCCACCGGCCCGCGGCCATGGCTGCGGCCTCGGTCACCCGGACGAGCTCCAGGGCGAGGTTGCGGTCGGGGGCTTCGGGAGAGACTTCGAGCTGGGGCGGCAGGTTGTGCTCGGTCATCGGAGCGCACCTTTCTGTACGGCGACGGCCGGGATGTGAGGGTGCTGGAACTCTATCGGTACGTCGACATATTGAGCAGAGCGGGTCACGAATGAGCGGAATATCGGTCAGCCGTTTGGCCTGAGCGGACGCCTTGCGCCGGCGGGG
This region of Streptomyces sp. NBC_00513 genomic DNA includes:
- a CDS encoding WhiB family transcriptional regulator is translated as MPHPPHQSLQVAAVKSLQARPTAVPRPRVPAREEDGPWHAEAVCRRDEAGLFFAPSKEPTAARLAREEAAKRVCARCPVMVACREHALLQPEPYGVWGGLTAAERRVVLARRRRRAAELRPGSGAGTIAAAG
- the glpX gene encoding class II fructose-bisphosphatase, which translates into the protein MTEHNLPPQLEVSPEAPDRNLALELVRVTEAAAMAAGRWVGRGDKLGADGAAVNAMRTLISTVSMNGVVVIGEGEKDEAPMLFNGERVGDGTGAEVDIAVDPIDGTTLNAKGMPNAIAVLAAADRGTMFDPSAVFYMEKLVTGPEAADFVDINAPASVNIRRVAKAKQMAVEDVTVVILDRPRHEGIVKEIRETGARIKFISDGDVAGSVMAVREGTGVDLLLGIGGTPEGIISACAIKCLGGTIQGKLWPKDEAERQKAIDAGHDLDRVLHTNDLVSGDNVFFVATGITDGELLRGVHYRSATATTSSLVMRSKSGTIRQIDSTHRLSKLRAYSAIDFDRAQ
- a CDS encoding DUF1707 and DUF2154 domain-containing protein codes for the protein MDLEKHTAAPAASAAAPAAELRASDADRDRIAQILADAVAEGRLTAEEHSDRLDTLYAVKTVGELDVLVRDLPAVAGSGPASATPVAAPASGPVETVVAVFSSSSRRGRWRPGAHTRAVSVFGDITIDLTEAVFEQQVTEINVTAVLGNVEVLVPENVTLRGYGSGVLGNFEVHGRSRGETDPQAPVVIVRGFALLANIEARPRLGARLVDLADRMRKRFDR